A stretch of Astyanax mexicanus isolate ESR-SI-001 chromosome 21, AstMex3_surface, whole genome shotgun sequence DNA encodes these proteins:
- the LOC103031348 gene encoding LOW QUALITY PROTEIN: protein NLRC3-like (The sequence of the model RefSeq protein was modified relative to this genomic sequence to represent the inferred CDS: substituted 2 bases at 2 genomic stop codons) codes for MTSPSSPMEANITAQGEGQAFAPVIVRSVFNGPVTFSSDSKRQGNQCGSFIRPSTNLLSVIPDGGAPSTPVQSAGLQLTFARSTRQRECDYTDVSSKLKDSLKEEFERILDGNSLTGHRRYLNEVYTELYIVENETGGVIQGHEVRQMEAVSSRSAGKDVPIECNNIFKVQADGKRNKKVLTMGIAGVGKTVSVNKFILDWSEGKDNKDIAFIFPLPFCELNLRKEEKLSLIELLQECLPGSTMVDSLPQGDGKILFVFDGLDECRFHLNFNDSDKLKDVNQEASVGSIITNLIRRDLLPSALVWITSRPAAAHQIPRDHIDQVTEVRGFNDNQKEEYFKKYCGTDVGSTIFTHIRKSRSLFIMCHIPVFCWISATALHSLSQEEDSKTPTTLTGMYIHFLVQQANQVKKKYDGSPQDIILKLAELAFYQLEKGNLIFYKEDLEACGIDVNEGSVYSGLCTQIFKMEKKSSERMVFSFVHLSVQEALAAIYVFYCHKHYKKNVFIQDLKHKFKWLLRRSSYKLHKSAVERALQSKNGHLDLFLRFLLGLSVKSNERSLEELLPGLRRTSGRVQKTINYIKDKIRLSESSERTFNLFHCLSELEDDSIISEVQNFLNSGDLSMMELSSTQWSALVFVLLMSDETQEMFELRKYRESDDGLRRLLPVVKNTKRALLDCCHITEVSCELLASVLKSHSSYLLELDLSNNNLQDSGVELLSEGLRSSQCKLQILKYMPCQHTVYLHLVIGVNLLVEISTIPLICTLILYLTCTSLYIIQHILQSSXWSXYLLHRLDCCHITEVSCGILALVLKSHSSYLIELDLSNNDLQDSGVELLSEGLKSSHCKLQILKLSGCMVTEKGCFSLALALSSNPSHLKELDLSYNHPGESGRGELNERLETANFKLQILTLDHAGKERIKPGLQKYARKLTLDPNTAHVDLSLSKRNRTVKWTKAVKENPQSPDHPERFDTWCQVLCRESLSGRCYWEVQWSDMGVHIGVTYRGIGRKGGGNECWFGQNDQSWSLDCTKVNYTARHNSAKTVISAEGRCSYKIGVYLDCSAGRLSFYDVSSNNEQQKLAHLHTFNATFTEPLYTGFMVTDATVTLCNLDYPLVCFNPWESRVQKKT; via the exons ATGACATCCCCTTCCAGTCCTATGGAAGCCAACATCACTGCTCAGGGTGAAGGACAAGCGTTTGCTCCAGTGATAGTTAGAAGTGTGTTTAATGGTCCAGTCACCTTCAGTTCTGACTCAAAACGCCAAGGTAACCAGTGTGGAAGCTTCATCAGACCTTCTACAAACTTACTGTcag TAATACCTGATGGAGGTGCTCCTTCCACGCCAGTCCAGTCTGCTGGGCTTCAACTCACTTTTGCGAGGAGTACTAGACAAAGAGAAT GTGATTATACGGATGTAAGCAGCAAGCTAAAAGACAGTCTGAAAGAAGAATTTGAGCGCATACTTGATGGGAATTCACTGACTGGCCACAGAAGATACCTGAATGAagtctacacagagctctacatagTGGAGAATGAAACTGGTGGAGTTATTCAGGGGCACGAGGTGAGGCAGATGGAAGCAGTCTCCAGCAGATCTGCAGGGAAGGATGTTCCAATCGAGTGCAATAATATTTTCAAAGTTCAAGCTGATgggaaaagaaacaaaaaagttcTAACCATGGGGATCGCAGGAGTGGGCAAAACTGTCTCAGTCAACAAATTTATACTGGACTGGTCTGAGGGAAAAGACAACAAGGACATTGCCTTTATTTTTCCTCTTCCCTTCTGTGAACTGAACCTTAGAAAAGAGGAAAAGCTAAGTTTAATAGAACTCCTACAGGAGTGTCTCCCAGGTTCTACAATGGTTGACTCTCTTCCTCAGGGTGATGGAAAAATCTTGTTTGTTTTTGATGGACTGGATGAATGTCGCTTTCATTTGAACTTTAATGACAGTGACAAGCTAAAGGATGTAAACCAGGAAGCGTCAGTGGGCTCAATCATCACAAACCTCATCAGGAGAGATCTCCTTCCTTCGGCTCTGGTTTGGATAACCTCTCGACCAGCTGCAGCCCATCAGATCCCCCGAGATCATATTGACCAGGTGACAGAAGTGAGAGGGTTCAATGACAATCAAAAGGAAGAATACTTCAAAAAATACTGTGGCACAGATGTTGGGAGTACAATATTCACTCACATCAGAAAGTCCAGGAGCCTCTTTATCATGTGCCACATTCCGGTCTTCTGTTGGATCTCGGCCACAGCACTTCATTCGCTATCCCAAGAGGAAGATTCGAAAACCCCCACAACTCTCACTGGAATGTATATACACTTCCTAGTTCAGCAGGCAAACCAGGTGAAAAAGAAGTACGATGGCTCACCTCAAGACATCATTCTGAAGCTTGCAGAACTTGCATTTTACCAGCTGGAAAAGGGAAACCTGATATTCTACAAGGAGGACCTTGAAGCATGTGGGATTGATGTCAATGAAGGGTCTGTCTACTCTGGACTGTGCACTCAGAtctttaaaatggaaaaaaagtccTCTGAACGAATGGtgttcagctttgtacatctgagcgttcaggaagCCCTCGCCGCCATCTATGTGTTTTACTGTCACAAACATTACAAAAAGAATGTGTTCATTCAGGACCTGAAACACAAGTTTAAGTGGCTCTTGAGACGTTCCAGCTACAAACTTCACAAATCTGCAGTAGAAAGGGCTTTACAGAGTAAGAACGGGCACCTGGACCTCTTCCTCCGCTTCCTGCTTGGACTTTCAGTGAAGTCCAATGAAAGAAGCCTGGAGGAACTCCTCCCTGGACTGAGGAGAACATCTGGGAGAGTGCAGAAAACGATCAACTACATCAAGGACAAAATTAGGTTGTCTGAATCATCAGAGAGGACCTTCAATCTCTTCCACTGTCTGAGCGAACTGGAAGATGATTCCATTATAAGTGAGGTCCAGAACTTCCTGAACTCAGGAGATCTGTCAATGATGGAACTCTCATCCACACAGTGGTCGGCTCTGGTGTTTGTGCTGCTGATGTCAGATGAGACACAGGAGATGTTTGAGCTGAGGAAATACAGAGAATCAGATGATGGACTGAGGAGACTGTTACCAGTGGTGAAGAACACAAAAAGAGCACT GCTTGATTGCTGCCATATCACTGAGGTGAGCTGTGAATTACTAGCTTCAGTCCTTAAATCACACTCTTCATACCTGCTAGAGCTGGACTTGagtaacaacaacctgcaggattcaggagtggagctgctctcagaGGGACTGAGGAGTTCGCAGTGTAAACTGCAGATACTGAAGTAT ATGCCTTGTCAACATACCGTTTACTTACATTTAGTTATTGGAGTAAACCTCCTAGTGGAAATATCTACAATCCCTTTAATATGTACACTGATTTTATATTTAACATGCACTAGTCTTTATATTATACAGCATATCTTGCAGTCTTCTTAATGGTCTTAGTATCTTCTACACAGGCTTGATTGCTGCCATATCACTGAAGTGAGCTGTGGAATACTGGCTTTAGTCCTTAAATCACACTCTTCATACCTGATAGAGCTGGACTtgagtaacaacgacctgcaggacTCAGGGGTGGAGCTGCTCTCAGagggactgaagagttcacactgtaaactgcagatactAAA GCTTTCTGGTTGTATGGTTACAGAGAAAGGCTGTTTTTCTCTGGCTTTAGCCCTGAGCTCGAACCCCTcacacctgaaagagctggatctgagctATAATCATCCAGGAGAATCAGGAAGAGGAGAACTTAATGAGAGACTAGAGACTGCAAATTTCAAATTGCAGATCCTCAC CCTTGATCATGCAGGAAAGGAAAGAATCAAACCAGGACTAcagaaat ATGCCCGTAAACTCACACTGGATCCCAACACTGCACATGTAGATCTGTCCTTGTCTAAAAGGAACAGGACGGTGAAATGGACAAAAGCGGTGAAAGAAAATCCACAGTCTCCAGATCATCCTGAGCGTTTCGATACCTGGTGCCAGGTTCTGTGCAGAGAGAGCCTgtctggacgctgttactgggaggtgcAGTGGAGTGATATGGGCGTTCATATTGGAGTGACGTACAGAGGAATCGGCAGGAAAGGTGGAGGTAACGAGTGCTGGTTCGGTCAGAACGATCAGTCGTGGAGTCTGGACTGCACGAAGGTGAACTACACAGCCAGACATAACAGCGCTAAGACCGTTATTTCAGCTGAAGGTCGCTGCTCCTATAAGATTGGAGTTTACCTGGACTGTTCGGCTGGAAGACTTTCCTTCTACGACGTCTCGTCCAACAATGAACAGCAGAAACTTGCTCACCTCCACACGTTTAACGCCACGTTCACCGAACCTCTCTACACTGGCTTTATGGTGACCGATGCTACTGTTACTCTGTGTAACCTGGACTATCCCTTAGTTTGCTTTAACCCATGGGAGTCTagagtacaaaaaaaaacttaa
- the LOC125785663 gene encoding NLR family CARD domain-containing protein 3-like — MNPLPGTVHANINAQGQSKAFVPTIVGNVINGPVTITSVTKCQGNLCESSIRPSANITSEIPDACVGSTPVQHVPASSITQSKCDYTDVSHKLKDSLKEEFERILDGNSLTGHRRYLNEVYTELYIVENETGGVIQGHEVRQMEAVSNRPARKDVPIECNNIFKVQADGKRNKKVLTMGIAGVGKTVSVNKFILDWSEGNDNKDIVFIFPLPFRELNLRNDENLKKDEKLSLLELLQECLPGSTKVDSLPQGKGKVLFIFDGLDECRFRLYFDDSEKLKDVNQKASVGAIITNLIRRDLLPSALVWITSRPAAAHQIPRDHIDQVTEVRGFNDNQKEEYFKKYCGTDVGSTIFTHIRKSRSLYIMCHIPVFCWISATALHSLSQEEDSKTPTTLTGMYIHFLVQQANQVKKKYGGSPQDIILKLAGLAFYQLEKGNLIFYKEDLEACGIDVNEGSVYSGLCTQIFKMEKRSSERMVFSFVHLSVQEALAAIYVFYCHKHYKKNVFIQDLKCKFKWLLRRSSYKLHKGAVERALQSKNGHLDLFLRFLLGLSVKSNERSLEELLPGLRRTSGRVQKTINYIKDKIRLSESSERTFNLFHCLSELEDDSIISEVQNFLNSGDMSTMELSSTQWSALVFVLLMSDKTQEMFELRKYRESDEGLRRLLPVVKNSKRALLDYCNITEVSCGLLASVLESHSSYLIELDLINNDLQDSGVKQLSEGLKSSQCKLQILKLSGCMVTEEDFSSLDLALNSNPSHLTELDLSYNHPGESGTRKLREILENLNFKLEILKTEYGGEKRIKKGLLKYACKLTLDPNTAHVDLSVSERNRTVKWTKAVKENPQSPDHPERFDTWCQVLCRESLSGRCYWEVQWSDMGVHIGVTYRGIGRKGGGNECWFGQNDQSWSLDCTKVNYTARHNSAKTVISAEGRCSYKIGVYLDCSAGRLSFYDVSSNNEQQKLAHLHTFNATFTEPLYTGFMLIDATVTLCELD, encoded by the exons ATGAACCCCCTGCCAGGCACCGTGCACGCCAACATCAATGCTCAGGGTCAATCAAAAGCGTTTGTTCCCACGATTGTTGGAAATGTGATTAACGGTCCAGTCACCATCACTTCTGTCACAAAATGCCAAGGCAACCTATGTGAAAGCTCCATCAGACCTTCAGCAAACATAACATCAG AAATCCCTGATGCCTGTGTTGGTTCCACTCCAGTCCAACATGTTCCTGCCAGCTCTATCACACAAAGTAAAT GTGATTATACAGATGTAAGCCACAAGCTAAAAGACAGTCTGAAGGAAGAATTTGAGCGCATACTTGATGGGAATTCACTGACTGGCCACAGAAGATACCTGAATGAagtctacacagagctctacatagTGGAGAATGAAACTGGTGGAGTTATTCAGGGGCACGAGGTGAGGCAGATGGAAGCAGTCTCCAACAGACCTGCGAGGAAGGATGTTCCAATCGAgtgcaataatatttttaaagttcAAGCTGATgggaaaagaaacaaaaaagtacTAACCATGGGGATTGCAGGAGTGGGCAAAACCGTCTCCGTCAACAAATTTATACTGGACTGGTCTGAGGGAAATGACAACAAGGACATTGTCTTTATTTTTCCTCTTCCCTTTCGTGAACTGAACCTTAGGAATGACGAGAACCTTAAGAAAGACGAGAAGCTCAGTTTATTAGAACTCCTACAGGAGTGTCTTCCAGGTTCTACTAAGGTTGACTCTCTTCCTCAGGGTAAAGGTAAAGTCTTGTTCATTTTCGATGGACTGGATGAATGTCGCTTTCGTTTGTACTTTGATGACAGTGAAAAGCTTAAGGATGTAAACCAGAAAGCATCAGTGGGCGCAATCATCACAAACCTCATCAGGAGAGATCTCCTTCCTTCGGCTCTAGTTTGGATAACCTCTCGACCAGCTGCAGCCCATCAGATCCCCCGAGATCACATTGACCAGGTGACAGAAGTGAGAGGATTCAATGACAATCAAAAGGAAGAATACTTCAAAAAATACTGTGGCACAGATGTTGGGAGTACAATATTCACTCACATCAGAAAgtccagaagcctctacatcatgtgccacattccGGTCTTCTGTTGGATCTCGGCCACAGCACTTCATTCGCTATCCCAAGAGGAAGATTCGAAGACCCCCACAACTCTCACTGGAATGTATATACACTTCCTAGTTCAGCAGGCAAACCAGGTGAAAAAGAAATACGGTGGCTCACCTCAAGACATCATACTGAAGCTTGCAGGACTTGCATTTTACCAGCTGGAAAAGGGAAACCTGATATTCTACAAGGAGGACCTTGAAGCATGTGGGATTGATGTCAATGAAGGGTCTGTCTACTCTGGACTGTGCACTCAGATCTTTAAAATGGAAAAGAGGTCCTCTGAACGAATGGtgttcagctttgtacatctgagcgttcaggaagCCCTCGCCGCCATCTATGTGTTTTACTGTCACAAACATTACAAAAAGAATGTGTTCATTCAGGACCTTAAATGCAAGTTTAAGTGGCTCTTGAGACGTTCCAGCTACAAACTTCACAAAGGTGCGGTAGAAAGGGCTTTACAGAGTAAGAACGGGCACCTGGACCTCTTCCTCCGCTTCCTGCTTGGACTTTCAGTGAAGTCCAATGAAAGAAGCCTGGAGGAACTCCTCCCTGGACTGAGGAGAACATCTGGGAGAGTGCAGAAAACGATCAACTATATCAAGGACAAAATTAGGTTGTCTGAATCATCAGAGAGGACCTTCAATCTCTTCCACTGTCTGAGCGAACTGGAAGATGATTCCATTATAAGTGAGGTCCAGAACTTCCTGAACTCAGGAGATATGTCAACGATGGAACTCTCATCCACACAGTGGTCGGCTCTGGTGTTTGTGCTGCTGATGTCAGATAAAACACAGGAGATGTTTGAGCTGAGGAAATACAGGGAATCAGATGAAGGACTGAGGAGACTGCTACCAGTGGTGAAGAACTCAAAAAGAGCACT GCTGGACTACTGTAATATCACTGAGGTGAGCTGTGGATTACTGGCTTCAGTTCTTGAATCACACTCTTCATACCTGATAGAGCTGGACCTGattaacaatgacctgcaggactcAGGAGTGAAGCAGCTCTCAGAGGGACTGAAGAGTTCGCAGTGTAAACTGCAGATACTGAA GCTTTCTGGTTGTATGGTTACAGAAGAAGACTTTTCCTCTCTGGATTTAGCTCTGAActcaaacccctcacacctgacAGAGCTGGATTTGAGCTACAATCATCCAGGAGAATCAGGAACGAGAAAACTGCGTGAAATACTAGAAAACCTGAATTTCAAATTGGAGATCCTCAA GACTGAATATGGAGGAGAGAAGAGGATCAAAAAAGGACTGCTGAAAT ATGCCTGTAaactcacactggatccaaataCTGCACATGTAGATCTGTCAGTGTCTGAAAGGAACAGGACGGTGAAATGGACAAAAGCGGTGAAAGAAAATCCACAGTCTCCAGATCATCCTGAGCGTTTCGATACCTGGTGCCAGGTTCTGTGCAGAGAGAGCCTgtctggacgctgttactgggaggtgcAGTGGAGTGATATGGGCGTTCATATTGGAGTGACGTACAGAGGAATCGGCAGGAAAGGTGGAGGTAACGAGTGCTGGTTCGGTCAGAACGATCAGTCGTGGAGTCTGGACTGCACGAAGGTGAACTACACAGCCAGACATAACAGCGCTAAGACCGTTATTTCAGCTGAAGGTCGCTGCTCCTATAAGATTGGAGTTTACCTGGACTGTTCGGCTGGAAGACTTTCCTTCTACGACGTCTCGTCCAACAATGAACAGCAGAAACTTGCTCACCTCCACACGTTTAACGCCACGTTCACCGAACCTCTCTACACTGGATTTATGCTGATCGATGCTACTGTTACTCTGTGTGAACTGGACTAG